One genomic window of Bartonella sp. HY038 includes the following:
- a CDS encoding 5-formyltetrahydrofolate cyclo-ligase, giving the protein MTKQQQRHEALAKRDRLALDLRRQAAEQLANEANALLSLIDASIVAGFWPIGSEIDPRPLLLVLKEKGKTICLPAIIDSKARKMQFRQFSCKDELIPMGFGTMGPPASAAILDPDLILLPLAAFDAIGNRIGYGGGFYDRIIADMRSRQKQPFLVGLAFDCQEVNFIAAEDHDIPLQALLTEKGLRLFKQ; this is encoded by the coding sequence ATGACAAAACAGCAACAACGCCATGAAGCATTAGCCAAGCGTGATCGTTTGGCGCTAGATTTACGCCGACAAGCTGCTGAACAATTAGCAAATGAAGCAAATGCGCTTTTGTCACTTATTGATGCAAGCATTGTCGCCGGCTTTTGGCCAATTGGCAGTGAAATCGACCCAAGACCCTTATTGTTGGTGCTTAAAGAGAAGGGTAAAACCATTTGCCTGCCGGCTATAATCGATAGCAAAGCCCGTAAAATGCAATTTCGCCAATTTAGTTGTAAAGATGAATTAATTCCGATGGGCTTTGGCACTATGGGCCCACCTGCAAGCGCCGCTATTCTTGATCCCGATTTGATTTTGCTACCGCTTGCGGCATTTGATGCTATCGGCAACCGCATTGGTTATGGTGGTGGTTTTTATGACCGGATCATTGCTGACATGAGATCACGGCAGAAACAACCATTTTTGGTGGGGCTTGCCTTTGATTGCCAAGAGGTGAACTTCATAGCAGCGGAAGACCATGACATTCCTTTACAAGCACTTTTAACAGAAAAAGGCTTGCGATTATTTAAACAATGA